In Podospora bellae-mahoneyi strain CBS 112042 mitochondrion, complete sequence, whole genome shotgun sequence, a single genomic region encodes these proteins:
- the nad4L gene encoding NADH dehydrogenase subunit 4L, with protein MNITLILFLIGILGFVLNRKNIILMLISIEIMLLAITFLILVSSLNMDDIIGQTYAIYIIVVAGAESAIGLGILVAFYRLRGSISIEYK; from the exons ATGAATATTACCTTAATACTTTTTTTAATAGGAATTTTAGGATTCGTATTAAATAGAAAAAATATTATATTAATGCTTATTTCAATTGAAATAATGCTATTAGCTATAACATTCCTAATATTGGTAAGTTCACTTAATATGGATGATATAATCGGTCAAACTTATGCTATTTATATAATAGTTGTTGCAGGTGCAGAATCTGCTATAGGTTTGGGTATTTTAGTTGCTTTCTATAGATT AAGAGGAAGTATAAGTATAGAGTATAAATAA
- the nad4 gene encoding NADH dehydrogenase subunit 4, translating into MSGLLYALLIIPMIGIFFILSFDSYNFNITSNNSNSGSFSEAGAGKNSGGELLKVLVINNELNFYKKIAFITTIMNLIVSLIIYILFDFSTNQFQFVQDDLELSVYNIYLGVDGLSIYFVLLTTIIMPIALISNWNSITHNIKAYLIIILLLETLLLAVFLVLDVLLFYIFFESILPPLFILIGLFGSSNKVRASFYIFLYTLLGSLFLLLSILTMSSLIGTTYLDVLSKSNFEYTTQIFLFLGVFIAFAVKTPTVFLNSWLLKAHVESPLGGSIVLAGIVLKLSLYGIFRLILPLLPKISLNYTSIIFSIGIITIIYASFSTLRTIDIKELIAYSSVSHAAVYLIGVFSNIIQGIEGGILLGLGHGFVSSGLFICAGGVLYDRSGTRIISYYRGTAQVMPLFSILFFILCLGNCGAPLTLNFVGEFMSLYGTFERLPLLGLFSSSSIIFSAAYTIYMYNRIAFGGSFSKFFEENIGDVTKREFFLLFTLIIFTIMFGIYPSFILDGLHYNVTSLLFGV; encoded by the coding sequence ATGTCAGGATTGTTATATGCTCTATTAATTATACCTATGATAGGTATTTTTTTTATTTTAAGTTTTGATAGTTATAATTTTAATATTACTAGTAATAACAGTAATAGTGGGAGTTTTAGTGAAGCCGGAGCTGGTAAGAATAGTGGAGGAGAATTATTAAAAGTCCTCGTAATAAATAATGAATTAAATTTTTATAAAAAAATTGCTTTTATAACTACAATTATGAATTTAATTGTATCATTAATAATTTATATCTTGTTTGATTTTAGTACTAATCAATTTCAATTTGTACAAGATGATTTGGAATTAAGTGTTTATAATATATATTTAGGGGTGGATGGTCTTTCAATATATTTTGTATTATTAACAACTATAATAATGCCTATAGCATTAATATCAAATTGAAATTCAATAACACATAATATTAAGGCATATTTAATAATAATATTATTGCTGGAAACTCTTTTATTGGCCGTATTTTTAGTATTAGATGTATTATTATTTTATATATTTTTTGAAAGTATATTACCGCCTTTATTTATATTAATAGGTTTATTTGGATCAAGTAATAAAGTAAGAGCTAGTTTTTATATTTTTTTATATACATTGTTAGGATCATTATTTTTATTATTATCTATTTTAACTATGTCTTCTTTAATTGGTACAACATATTTGGATGTTTTATCAAAAAGTAATTTTGAATATACAACTCAAATATTTTTATTTTTAGGAGTATTTATAGCTTTTGCTGTAAAAACTCCTACAGTTTTCTTAAATAGTTGATTATTAAAAGCTCATGTAGAATCGCCCTTAGGTGGAAGTATAGTACTTGCAGGTATTGTATTAAAATTAAGTTTATATGGTATATTTAGACTAATCCTACCTTTATTACCTAAAATATCTTTAAATTATACTTCTATAATTTTTAGTATAGGTATTATTACAATAATTTATGCCAGTTTTAGTACATTACGAACTATAGATATAAAAGAACTAATTGCTTATAGCTCAGTATCTCATGCTGCAGTTTATTTAATAGGTGTATTCAGTAATATTATTCAAGGGATTGAAGGTGGTATACTTTTAGGTTTAGGACATGGGTTTGTATCAAGTGGGCTATTTATATGTGCAGGAGGTGTATTGTATGATAGATCTGGTACCAGAATAATATCTTACTATAGAGGAACTGCTCAAGTAATGCCTTTGTTCTCCATACTTTTTTTCATTTTATGTTTAGGTAATTGTGGTGCACCTTTAACTTTAAATTTTGTAGGGGAATTTATGTCTTTATATGGAACTTTTGAAAGATTACCTTTATTAGGTCTATTTTCTAGTTCTTCTATAATATTCTCGGCCGCTTACACTATATATATGTATAACCGTATAGCTTTCGGTGGTTCATTTAGTAAATTCTTTGAAGAAAATATTGGTGATGTAACTAAAAGAGAATTCTTTTTATTATTTACTTTAATAATATTTACTATTATGTTTGGAATATACCCATCCTTTATTTTAGATGGCTTACATTATAATGTAACAAGTTTATTGTTTGGTGTTTAG
- the atp8 gene encoding ATP synthase F0 subunit 8, with amino-acid sequence MPQLVPFYFVNEITFTFIILAITVYILSKYILPRFVRLFLSRTFISKLLG; translated from the coding sequence ATGCCTCAATTAGTCCCATTTTATTTTGTTAATGAAATAACATTTACTTTTATTATACTTGCTATAACTGTGTATATTTTATCTAAGTACATTTTACCTAGATTTGTTCGTTTATTCTTATCTCGTACTTTTATATCTAAACTTTTAGGATAA
- the nad5 gene encoding NADH dehydrogenase subunit 5: MYLSIIILPLLGCIVSGFLGRKVGVKGAQLITCSNVVITTILSILAFIEVGFNNIPVTINLFRWIDSEWFNIIWGFQFDSLTVSMLIPVLIISSLVHIYSISYMSSDPHNQRFFSYLSLFTFMMIILVTANNYLLMFVGWEGVGVCSYLLVSFWFTRIAANQSSISAFLANRVGDCFLTIGMFAILWSLGNLDYSTVFSLAPYINSKVVLIIGICLLIGAMAKSSQVGLHVWLPMAMEGPTPVSALIHAATMVTAGVYLLMRSSPLIEYNSTVLLLCLWLGAITTVFSSLIGLFQQDIKKVIAYSTMSQLGMMVIAIGLSSYNVALFHLINHAFYKALLFLGAGSVIHAVADNQDFRKYGGLINFLPLTYSVMLIASLSLVFPFMTGFYSKDFILESAYGQFSFSGVAVYIIATIGAIFTTLYSVKVLYLTFISTPSAPLHTYKGAHEGDLFLTLPLIILAIFSIFFGFFTKDIFIGLGSSFFADNSLFIHPTHEITIDTEFGVPVFWKLLPFVFTVSFSIVSLVLSEYLPELVIKFKLSRLGYNIFGFFNQRFLIELFYNKYITNLILDLGGQMTKILDKGSIELFGPFGLEKGLVNFSKNISSLSTSHVTTYALYILVAFILYLLYNYLSFNFLPFLIAGLTILTTI, encoded by the exons ATGTATTTAAGTATAATAATCTTACCTTTATTAGGATGTATAGTATCTGGCTTTTTAGGTAGAAAAGTTGGGGTTAAAGGTGCACAACTAATTACATGTTCAAATGTAGTAATTACTACAATATTATCAATATTAGCTTTTATTGAAGTAGGTTTTAATAATATTCCTGTTACTATAAATTTATTTAGATGAATAGATAGTGAATGGTTTAATATCATTTGAGGTTTCCAATTTGATAGTTTAACAGT TTCAATGTTAATTCCTGTATTGATAATAAGTTCTTTAGTTCACATATATTCAATTTCGTACATGAGTAGTGATCCT CATAATCAAAGGTTTTTTAGTTATTTAAGCTTATTTACATTTATGATGATAATACTTGTAACAGCTAATAATTATTTATTAATGTTTGTAGGATGAGAAGGTGTAGGAGTTTGTTCATATCTATTAGTTAGTTTTTGATTTACTAGAATAGCAGCTAATCAAAGTTCTATATCTGCCTTCTTAGCTAATAGAGTAGGGGATTGTTTTTTAACAATTGGTATGTTTGCTATATTATGATCTTTAGGT AATTTAGATTATAGTACAGTATTTTCATTAGCCCCTTATATTAACAGTAAAGTAGTTCTTATTATAGGTATATGTTTATTAATTGGTGCTATGGCTAAAAGT TCTCAAGTAGGTTTACATGTATGATTACCTATGGCGATGGAAGGTCCTACTCCTGTGTCAGCATTAATACATGCAGCTACTATGGTAACTGCAGGTGTATATTTACTAATGCGTAGTTCACCATTAATTGAATATAATAGTACAGTTTTATTATTATGTTTATGATTAGGTGCGATAACTACTGTATTTAGTTCTCTTATAGGTCTGTTCCAACAAGATATAAAAAAAGTTATAGCTTATTCCACAATGAGTCAATTGGGAATGATGGTTATAGCTATAGGTTTATCATCTTACAATGTAGCTTTATTCCACTTAATAAATCATGCATTTTATAAAGCGCTATTGTTTTTAGGAGCAGGTAGTGTTATACACGCTGTAGCTGATAACCAAGATTTTAGAAAGTATGGTGGATTAATAAATTTTCTACCTTTAACATACTCTGTTATGTTAATAGCGAGTTTAAGTTTAGTTTTCCCTTTCATGACAGGTTTTTATAGTAAAGATTTTATTTTAGAATCTGCTTATGGACAATTTAGTTTTTCAGGTGTAGCTGTATATATAATAGCTACTATAGGTGCAATATTTACAACGCTATATTCTGTTAAAGTTTTATACTTAACTTTTATTTCTACACCTAGCGCACCTTTACATACTTATAAAGGTGCTCATGAAGGTGATTTATTCCTTACTTTACCCTTAATAATTTTAGCTATATTTTCTATATTTTTCGGATTTTTTACTAAAGATATATTCATTGGCCTTGGTTCTAGCTTCTTTGCTGATAATAGTTTATTTATTCACCCAACTCATGAAATCACTATCGATACTGAATTTGGAGTTCCTGTATTTTGAAAATTACTTCCTTTTGTATTTACAGTTTCATTTAGTATTGTAAGTTTAGTGTTATCTGAGTATTTACCAGAATTAGTAATAAAATTTAAATTAAGTAGATTAGGTTATAATATTTTTGGTTTCTTCAATCAACGTTTTTTGATTGAATTATTTTATAATAAATATATTACAAATTTAATTTTAGATTTAGGGGGACAAATGACTAAGATATTAGATAAAGGTAGTATAGAACTATTTGGGCCTTTTGGCTTAGAAAAAGGGTTAGTTAATTTTAGTAAAAATATATCATCTCTAAGTACAAGTCATGTAACGACTTATGCATTATATATCTTAGTAGCTTTTATTTTATATTTACTTTATAATTATTTATCTTTTAATTTTTTACCATTTCTTATAGCTGGACTCACTATACTAACAACGATATAA
- the cox2 gene encoding cytochrome c oxidase subunit 2, giving the protein MFFLINKLVMNFDAPSPWGIYFQDSATPQMEGLNELHDNIMYYLVVILFAVGWILLSIVINYVSTKSPISHKYLNHGTLIELIWTITPAVILILIAFPSFKLLYLMDEVSDPSMSVLAEGHQWYWSYQYPDFLDSNDQFIEFDSYIVPESDLDEGGLRMLEVDNRVVLPELTHVRFIITAGDVIHSFAAPALGIKCDAYPGRLNQVSVFINREGVFYGQCSEICGILHSSMPIVIESVSLEKFLIWLKEQ; this is encoded by the exons ATGTTTTTTTTAATTAATAAATTAGTTATGAATTTTGATGCTCCCAGTCCTTGAGGTATATATTTTCAAGATAGTGCTACTCCTCAGATGGAAGGGTTAAATGAATTACACGATAATATAATGTATTATTTAGTAGTTATATTATTTGCTGTAGGATGAATTTTATTATCTATAGTTATAAACTATGTTAGTACAAAATCACCAATATCACATAAATATTTAAATCACGGT ACATTAATCGAATTAATATGAACTATTACTCCAGCAGTAATATTAATATTAATTGCTTTTCCTTCTTTTAAATTATTATATTTAATGGATGAAGTTAGTGATCCTTCAATGTCAGTTTTAGCAGAGGGTCACCAATGATATTGAAGTTACCAATATCCTGATTTTTTAGATTCTAATGATCAATTCATAGAATTTGATTCATATATAGTACCAGAATCTGATTTAGATGAAGGAGGATTAAGAATGTTAGAAGTGGATAATAGAGTTGTTCTTCCTGAATTAACACATGTTAGATTTATTATAACAGCAGGTGATGTTATACATTCTTTTGCTGCTCCTGCTTTAGGTATAAAATGTGATGCATACCCTGGAAGATTAAATCAAGTATCTGTTTTTATTAATAGAGAAGGAGTATTCTACGGTCAATGTTCAGAAATATGTGGAATATTACACAGCTCTATGCCTATAGTAATAGAATCGGTATCTTTAGAAAAATTCCTTATTTGATTAAAAGAACAATAG